One Bacteroidales bacterium DNA window includes the following coding sequences:
- a CDS encoding SufE family protein → MTITETIEEIIEEFSSFEDWMDKYNYLIDMGKSLPMLEDKYRIDSNLITGCQSRVWLHSEIKDGVIIFFADSDAVITKGIVNLLIRVFSGHTPDEIIEAETEFLDVIGLKDHLSPTRSNGLLSMIKQIKLYALAYKAQEKTT, encoded by the coding sequence ATGACAATTACTGAAACAATAGAAGAAATCATTGAGGAGTTTTCCAGCTTTGAAGACTGGATGGATAAGTACAATTACCTTATCGACATGGGCAAATCATTGCCGATGCTGGAAGACAAGTATCGGATTGATTCAAACCTAATTACAGGTTGCCAGTCAAGGGTTTGGTTACATTCTGAAATCAAGGATGGGGTGATCATATTTTTTGCAGATAGCGATGCCGTGATTACAAAAGGCATCGTAAACCTTCTGATCCGTGTTTTCTCCGGACATACCCCTGATGAAATCATAGAAGCAGAAACTGAGTTCCTGGATGTAATCGGTCTCAAGGATCATTTGTCTCCCACCCGCAGCAATGGCTTGCTATCAATGATCAAACAAATCAAATTGTATGCATTGGCTTATAAAGCCCAGGAGAAAACTACCTGA